A stretch of Campylobacter gracilis DNA encodes these proteins:
- a CDS encoding formate--tetrahydrofolate ligase: MLSDIEIANAAKPDKISNVAKNLGLSEDEIELYGHYKAKLNIKPRSRASKLILVTATNPTPFGEGKTTTSIGLADALKRLGKSVCLALREPSLGPVFGIKGGAAGGGYSQLVPMDDLNLHFNGDFHAITSANNLISAVIDNSLYQENPLKIDKILWKRCMDMNDRALRHITVGQGGRTDGVQREDGFNITAASEIMAVLCLSNDLAELKENIANIMVAYDTQGEPIYVRDLGCADAVAILLKDAMKPNLIQSLEHTPTLVHGGPFANIAHGCNSIMASKLALSLADYAVTEAGFGSELGAEKFIDIKCRRAGIAPDAAVLVSTIRSLKYNGGADKENIASPDLAALQRGIVNLGGHIEILQNFGLNPVVALNRFSFDSDGEIAFVRDYCKQRGVQMAICENFAKGGEGALELARLVVDECERAKELKFAYELSDDTASKIEKIATKIYGASEVIFEPEAQKALQHIKALGLERLNVCIAKTQYSFSDDAKALGRARDFKLSVKDLQIRTGAGFIVAVCGKIMLMPGLPKVPNALNMRITSEGVISGLA, from the coding sequence ATGTTGAGCGATATCGAAATAGCAAATGCGGCGAAGCCGGATAAAATTTCAAACGTTGCAAAAAATTTGGGGCTTAGCGAGGATGAGATCGAGCTGTACGGACACTACAAAGCCAAGCTAAATATCAAGCCGCGCTCGCGCGCTTCGAAGCTTATTTTGGTCACGGCGACCAATCCGACGCCGTTTGGCGAGGGCAAGACTACGACCTCCATCGGCCTAGCCGACGCGCTAAAACGCCTGGGCAAAAGCGTCTGCCTTGCGCTACGCGAGCCGTCGCTAGGACCGGTTTTCGGTATCAAAGGAGGGGCTGCCGGCGGCGGGTATTCGCAGCTGGTGCCGATGGACGATCTAAATTTACATTTTAACGGCGATTTTCACGCAATCACCTCCGCAAACAATCTCATTTCGGCGGTCATCGACAACTCGCTGTATCAAGAAAACCCGCTAAAGATCGATAAAATTTTATGGAAGCGTTGCATGGATATGAATGATCGCGCGCTGCGCCATATCACCGTAGGACAGGGTGGGCGCACCGACGGAGTGCAGCGCGAGGACGGCTTTAATATCACCGCAGCTAGCGAGATAATGGCGGTGCTGTGCCTCTCAAACGATCTTGCCGAGCTTAAGGAAAACATCGCAAACATCATGGTCGCCTACGATACGCAGGGAGAGCCGATATATGTGCGCGATCTGGGTTGCGCGGATGCCGTGGCGATCCTGCTAAAAGACGCGATGAAGCCTAATCTCATCCAAAGCCTTGAGCACACGCCCACGCTCGTGCACGGAGGACCCTTTGCAAATATCGCGCACGGCTGCAACTCCATAATGGCGAGCAAGTTAGCGCTCTCGCTTGCTGATTACGCCGTGACGGAGGCGGGCTTCGGAAGCGAGCTGGGGGCTGAAAAATTTATCGACATCAAGTGTCGCCGCGCAGGCATCGCTCCGGATGCCGCGGTGTTAGTCAGCACGATCCGCTCGCTTAAATACAACGGCGGCGCGGATAAAGAAAATATCGCGAGCCCGGATCTTGCCGCGCTTCAAAGAGGCATCGTAAATTTAGGCGGGCATATCGAAATTTTACAAAATTTCGGGCTAAATCCGGTCGTGGCGCTTAACCGCTTTAGCTTCGATAGCGACGGCGAGATCGCCTTCGTGCGCGATTACTGCAAGCAGCGCGGCGTGCAGATGGCGATTTGCGAAAATTTCGCCAAAGGAGGCGAGGGCGCGCTTGAGCTAGCCCGTCTCGTAGTAGATGAGTGCGAGCGTGCTAAGGAGCTGAAATTCGCCTACGAGCTTAGCGATGATACGGCGAGCAAGATCGAAAAGATCGCTACTAAAATTTACGGCGCGAGCGAGGTCATTTTCGAGCCGGAAGCGCAAAAGGCGCTGCAGCATATCAAGGCCTTGGGGCTTGAGCGGCTAAACGTCTGCATCGCAAAGACGCAGTATAGCTTCAGCGACGATGCCAAGGCGCTTGGGCGGGCGCGCGACTTTAAGCTCAGCGTCAAAGATCTTCAAATTCGCACGGGAGCAGGCTTCATCGTCGCCGTCTGCGGTAAGATAATGCTTATGCCGGGGCTACCGAAGGTTCCTAACGCGCTAAATATGAGGATCACTAGCGAGGGCGTAATAAGCGGACTGGCGTGA
- a CDS encoding molybdopterin-dependent oxidoreductase, with amino-acid sequence MKRRDFLKLGALAAASAQAKQFNALAQAIFDEQMGLCANKFGAFYVQTIGGRVVGTEPFEGDAMPTVLNNALSDHIQNETRVKYPYVRKIFLADPSNPKPQLRGKEPFVRVSWDEAIKLSAKILKENFDKYGSQAIYGQLYQWGSLGKVGHSQRTAKRMLNALGGYVSELGGYSYGAATAFLPHVTGSIDPTHNPTRWEGVVKEAKTIVFWGTNPVVSNKIATSVPMHNSYAYYEIMKEKFKKGEMKIYSVDVYRNETAEYFGAHYLAVRPCTDTAMLIGLCEYLYENGLYDKEFIERYTVGFNKFKEYFTGAKDGVKKDLAWASKICGVSEKELKSLADTLAKKDTLIVTGYAIQRQHHGEMAYWALIALAAMLGDIGKTGRGYVMNDQMHKNADISFIAPKLQAFNPAVNEKYIAPQGKLAKAKYHEIPNSRLIDAIMEPGKQIERNGKKYVMPHIRVMFNANGSTFTRHPDTNRAVAAMRKIEAIITTEPFWTSTARLSDIVLPSALECERTDIEFANSTSEYLFAIKPLVKPAGESKSDFEIARLICAQWGEEYEQAFSESKTELEWVKEIYADAVQKAEGMGIAMPKFEEFWQKGYVKFDQVDEKKRYFTNYADFRADPEKNALKTPSGKIELYSEAVEKLGYADCPPHATWMEPFEWLGGDVSKYPIAISGAHSKFRLHSQLNSSLIRNYAEIAGREPALISLATAKARGIKTGDVVRIYNDRGEILCGALVSDTAQDNVVIVSEGAWYDPAVWGERSLCKHGNINVLTRDVPSSQLSQSNTAHTSMVQIEKFKGQLPSVTAFDRPATIEV; translated from the coding sequence ATGAAAAGACGAGATTTTTTAAAACTAGGCGCGCTGGCGGCAGCATCGGCGCAGGCAAAGCAATTTAACGCGCTAGCACAGGCGATATTTGACGAGCAGATGGGGCTTTGCGCGAATAAATTCGGCGCGTTTTACGTCCAAACCATCGGCGGTAGGGTCGTGGGTACCGAGCCATTCGAGGGCGACGCGATGCCTACGGTGCTAAACAACGCTCTAAGCGATCATATCCAAAACGAAACGCGCGTGAAATACCCATACGTGCGCAAAATCTTCCTAGCCGATCCCTCAAATCCAAAGCCGCAGCTTCGCGGTAAAGAGCCCTTCGTGCGCGTTAGCTGGGACGAGGCGATAAAGCTAAGCGCAAAAATTTTAAAAGAAAACTTCGATAAATACGGCTCGCAGGCCATTTACGGGCAGCTTTATCAGTGGGGTAGCCTAGGCAAGGTCGGCCACTCGCAGCGCACCGCAAAACGCATGCTAAACGCGCTAGGAGGCTACGTGAGCGAGCTTGGCGGCTACTCATACGGCGCGGCGACGGCGTTTTTGCCTCACGTGACCGGTTCTATCGATCCGACGCATAATCCTACGCGCTGGGAGGGCGTGGTAAAGGAGGCTAAAACGATCGTGTTTTGGGGCACGAACCCAGTCGTCTCAAACAAGATCGCTACCTCCGTGCCGATGCATAACTCCTACGCCTACTACGAGATCATGAAAGAGAAATTTAAAAAAGGCGAGATGAAAATTTACAGCGTGGACGTTTACCGCAACGAAACGGCGGAGTATTTCGGCGCGCACTATCTCGCCGTGCGCCCTTGCACCGATACGGCGATGCTGATCGGGCTTTGCGAATATCTTTACGAAAACGGGCTTTACGACAAAGAATTTATTGAGCGCTACACGGTCGGATTTAATAAATTTAAAGAGTATTTCACGGGCGCGAAAGACGGCGTGAAAAAAGATCTTGCGTGGGCGAGTAAAATTTGCGGCGTGAGCGAAAAAGAGCTAAAAAGCCTAGCCGACACGCTAGCTAAAAAAGATACGCTCATAGTCACGGGCTACGCGATACAGCGTCAGCACCACGGCGAGATGGCGTACTGGGCGCTCATCGCGCTAGCTGCGATGCTAGGCGACATCGGCAAGACCGGGCGTGGCTACGTGATGAACGATCAGATGCATAAAAACGCCGATATTAGCTTCATCGCGCCAAAGCTTCAGGCCTTTAATCCCGCGGTAAACGAAAAATACATCGCCCCGCAAGGCAAGCTAGCCAAGGCCAAATATCACGAGATACCAAACAGCAGGCTCATAGACGCGATCATGGAGCCGGGCAAGCAAATCGAGCGCAACGGCAAAAAATACGTCATGCCGCACATCCGCGTGATGTTTAACGCCAATGGCTCGACCTTCACCCGCCACCCCGATACCAACCGCGCGGTCGCGGCGATGCGTAAAATAGAAGCGATCATCACCACGGAGCCCTTTTGGACGAGTACGGCGAGGCTCAGCGACATCGTACTGCCGTCGGCTCTTGAGTGCGAGCGCACGGATATCGAGTTTGCAAATTCCACTAGCGAGTACCTTTTTGCGATTAAGCCGCTAGTAAAGCCCGCAGGCGAGAGCAAGAGCGACTTTGAGATCGCGCGGCTCATCTGCGCACAGTGGGGCGAGGAGTACGAGCAGGCCTTTAGCGAGAGTAAAACGGAGCTTGAGTGGGTGAAGGAAATCTACGCCGATGCAGTCCAAAAAGCCGAAGGCATGGGCATAGCGATGCCTAAATTTGAGGAGTTTTGGCAAAAAGGTTACGTTAAATTTGATCAAGTAGACGAGAAAAAGCGGTACTTCACAAACTACGCGGACTTCCGCGCCGATCCCGAGAAAAACGCTCTAAAAACGCCGTCGGGCAAGATCGAGCTCTACTCCGAAGCGGTCGAAAAGCTAGGCTATGCCGACTGTCCGCCGCACGCGACGTGGATGGAGCCCTTTGAGTGGCTGGGCGGCGACGTGAGCAAGTATCCTATCGCTATCAGCGGTGCGCACTCTAAATTTAGGCTCCACTCGCAGCTAAATAGCTCGCTCATCCGCAACTACGCCGAGATCGCGGGCCGCGAACCCGCGCTCATTAGCCTCGCCACGGCAAAGGCACGCGGCATCAAAACGGGCGACGTGGTAAGGATCTATAACGACCGAGGCGAGATCCTCTGCGGCGCGCTAGTAAGCGATACCGCGCAAGATAACGTCGTGATCGTGAGCGAGGGCGCGTGGTACGATCCCGCCGTCTGGGGCGAGCGCAGCCTATGCAAGCACGGCAACATAAACGTGCTAACGAGGGACGTGCCGAGCTCGCAGCTCTCGCAAAGCAACACCGCGCACACGAGCATGGTGCAGATCGAGAAATTTAAAGGCCAACTGCCGAGCGTAACGGCGTTTGATAGACCTGCGACGATAGAGGTTTAG
- a CDS encoding TonB-dependent siderophore receptor, whose product MKKVSLSLVVVLNMLTSLYAENNATASTPEDLGTIEVQDTQKLRRDDRDYEARKLVKSTTRLDLTARETPQSLTVVTEAKLKDMGITDYQVLMRNIAGITSGRMDERLYPTARGFSIDYYLLDSMPSFGGFSLGANDLNLLPYERVEVVKGANGLLAGAGNPAASLNFIRKHADSTIPKGYISLNGGSYDKYGLKTDVQSPLNQSGSVRGRLAFMHERSHSYMDYYNRRNTAVYGVLDIDVTDDSRLSFGSFYQTLRRHGTRWGGMPAFNSDGTRTHFGKNKIFSQPWTRYDISTLDFYADFKQYFSNEASLSLSYSFRRAHTDSNLLYYGGRVGPGGIGNVADLSVYANKREENIHNIDAYANIPYELFGQDHEFVFGVMYNLYKKGSDNVSSYWNNRNTPAGLAYAARTRINFNDLHIEDPRLPYVDQNNADRTIQKAIYAANKLSITEDLKLLLGTRMSYYKYKITGGADNRNFTREITPYTGITYDLDDHHTLYASYTSIFKPQTYKDKNNKYLDPIQGKDYEAGIKGEYFDGDLQASLGVFKIIQDKLGIRTDEYITGTNSYAYRQGRGVTSRGFEADVNGKITDALSLSMGLAHYKAKDADGNIYASDSSRTSANLFAKYEIGTFRIGAGAMYRSKIYSDSPYGRIEQKAYTIANVMLGYKASKNLDVQLNVDNITDKRYFEGIGSNRMIYGDPRTFNLSLTYSF is encoded by the coding sequence ATGAAGAAAGTATCTCTTTCGCTCGTAGTCGTATTAAATATGCTAACTTCACTTTATGCGGAAAATAACGCCACTGCGAGCACCCCGGAGGACTTAGGCACCATAGAAGTGCAAGATACCCAAAAGCTCCGTCGCGACGACAGAGATTATGAGGCTAGAAAGCTCGTTAAAAGTACCACCAGGCTCGATCTTACGGCGAGAGAAACACCCCAGTCTCTTACCGTGGTGACCGAAGCCAAGCTAAAAGATATGGGGATAACCGATTATCAGGTGCTGATGCGAAATATAGCGGGCATTACGAGCGGGCGTATGGATGAGAGGCTCTATCCTACGGCGCGCGGATTTAGCATAGATTATTATCTGCTTGATTCGATGCCTAGCTTCGGAGGTTTTAGCCTCGGGGCGAACGATTTAAATTTACTGCCATATGAGCGCGTTGAGGTAGTAAAGGGTGCGAACGGATTATTGGCGGGCGCGGGAAATCCCGCCGCGAGTTTAAATTTTATCCGTAAGCACGCAGATTCCACCATCCCAAAAGGTTATATAAGTCTAAACGGCGGCTCATACGACAAATACGGGCTTAAAACCGATGTGCAAAGCCCGCTCAATCAAAGCGGTTCGGTGCGCGGACGCCTAGCGTTTATGCATGAACGATCGCACTCTTATATGGACTATTACAATCGTCGCAATACTGCCGTTTATGGCGTATTAGATATCGATGTAACAGACGATTCAAGGCTGAGCTTTGGCTCATTTTATCAGACTCTACGCCGACATGGCACGCGCTGGGGCGGAATGCCCGCGTTTAACTCGGATGGTACGCGCACGCACTTCGGCAAAAACAAAATTTTCTCTCAGCCTTGGACGCGATACGACATCTCTACGCTTGATTTTTATGCCGATTTTAAACAATATTTCTCAAACGAGGCGAGTTTAAGCTTGAGTTATTCGTTTCGTCGCGCTCATACCGATTCAAATTTGCTCTATTATGGCGGCAGGGTAGGCCCTGGCGGCATCGGAAACGTCGCCGATCTTAGCGTTTATGCTAACAAGCGCGAAGAGAATATCCACAACATCGACGCCTACGCAAATATCCCGTATGAGCTTTTCGGACAAGATCATGAATTTGTATTTGGTGTGATGTATAATCTTTACAAAAAAGGATCTGATAACGTAAGTAGCTACTGGAATAACCGAAATACTCCAGCAGGCCTTGCTTATGCCGCGCGTACTAGAATAAATTTTAACGACCTTCATATTGAAGATCCACGCTTACCGTATGTAGATCAAAATAATGCCGATCGAACTATTCAAAAAGCAATTTATGCCGCGAATAAACTCTCAATCACCGAGGATTTAAAGCTCTTATTAGGAACGCGGATGAGTTACTATAAATATAAAATTACAGGTGGAGCGGATAATAGAAATTTTACCCGCGAAATTACTCCATATACAGGGATCACCTATGATTTAGACGATCATCATACCCTTTATGCAAGTTATACGAGTATTTTTAAACCTCAAACCTACAAGGACAAAAACAATAAATATCTTGATCCCATCCAAGGCAAGGACTACGAAGCGGGCATCAAAGGCGAGTACTTTGACGGCGATCTGCAAGCAAGCCTGGGCGTTTTTAAGATCATCCAAGATAAGCTCGGCATCCGCACCGACGAGTATATCACTGGCACAAATTCCTACGCTTACAGGCAGGGTCGCGGAGTAACCAGCAGGGGCTTTGAAGCGGATGTAAACGGTAAAATTACCGATGCGCTAAGCCTAAGCATGGGGCTAGCGCACTACAAAGCCAAAGACGCTGACGGCAATATTTACGCCAGCGACTCCTCCCGTACCAGCGCAAATCTTTTTGCAAAATATGAGATCGGCACATTTAGAATCGGCGCAGGCGCGATGTATCGCTCAAAGATTTATTCCGACTCGCCATACGGCAGGATCGAGCAGAAAGCCTACACGATTGCAAACGTAATGCTAGGCTACAAAGCGAGTAAAAACCTAGATGTGCAGCTAAACGTCGATAACATAACCGATAAGCGCTATTTTGAGGGCATCGGTTCTAATCGAATGATCTACGGCGATCCGCGCACCTTCAATCTAAGCCTTACGTATAGCTTTTGA
- a CDS encoding dihydroorotase, which yields MKILIKNGTIVNWGGSEEANVLIEGDKISKITRECPAADRVIDAAGKLVMPGLIDMHVHFRDPGLEYKDDVISGSETAVAGGVTTCLPMANTRPVNDNSSITRAMIAKAKARGLIDLLPIGAISQDCKGAKIVEMGDMLEAGCVAFSDDGLPVTDSSVMRQALEYSAHFGSFVINHSEDCSLCHGGVMNEGKISAILGLKGMASEKEEIMIARDLLLAKKTGGHIHIAHVSSAWSLKLIKQAKREGIRVTCEATPHHFTFDERELMGYDTNFKMSPPLRTQSDVQAIREALKSGLIDAIVTDHAPHNTDDKFVEFDHAPFGILGLQTLVPLTLRLVNEGVISLEDMVRLCSFNPAKILNLKDKGEIKEGFLADVAIIDPQISYVYDEALNKSKSRNSPLFGKQLTGAAVCTIKSGRVVYEFPNVVA from the coding sequence ATGAAAATTTTAATAAAAAACGGCACGATCGTTAATTGGGGCGGCAGCGAGGAGGCGAACGTCCTGATCGAGGGCGATAAAATTTCAAAGATCACGCGCGAGTGTCCCGCCGCAGATCGCGTCATAGACGCTGCAGGCAAGCTTGTGATGCCGGGGCTTATCGATATGCACGTGCATTTTAGAGACCCGGGGCTCGAATACAAAGACGACGTCATTAGCGGCAGCGAAACCGCGGTCGCAGGCGGCGTGACGACCTGCCTCCCGATGGCGAATACCAGGCCCGTAAACGATAACTCAAGCATCACGCGCGCGATGATCGCCAAGGCCAAGGCGCGCGGGCTTATCGATCTACTGCCCATAGGCGCGATCTCACAGGACTGCAAGGGCGCAAAGATCGTCGAGATGGGCGATATGCTTGAGGCGGGCTGCGTGGCTTTCAGCGACGACGGGCTGCCAGTGACCGACAGCTCCGTGATGCGACAGGCGCTCGAATACTCCGCACACTTCGGCTCGTTCGTGATAAATCACAGCGAGGATTGCTCGCTATGCCACGGCGGCGTGATGAACGAGGGCAAGATAAGCGCGATCCTCGGTCTAAAGGGGATGGCGAGCGAAAAAGAGGAGATCATGATCGCGCGCGATCTACTGCTTGCCAAAAAGACGGGCGGGCACATCCACATCGCGCACGTGAGCTCGGCGTGGTCGCTAAAGCTCATAAAGCAGGCTAAGCGCGAGGGCATCCGCGTCACCTGCGAGGCTACGCCGCATCATTTTACCTTCGACGAGCGCGAGCTGATGGGATACGATACGAATTTTAAAATGTCGCCGCCGCTTCGCACACAAAGCGACGTGCAGGCGATCAGAGAGGCGCTTAAAAGCGGTTTGATCGACGCCATCGTGACCGATCACGCTCCGCACAACACCGACGATAAATTCGTCGAATTCGACCACGCGCCGTTTGGAATTTTGGGGCTTCAAACCCTCGTGCCGCTTACGTTGCGACTCGTAAACGAGGGCGTCATCAGCCTTGAAGACATGGTGCGGCTGTGCTCGTTTAACCCGGCTAAAATTCTAAATTTGAAAGACAAGGGCGAGATTAAAGAGGGTTTTTTGGCCGACGTCGCGATCATCGATCCGCAGATTTCTTACGTTTACGATGAGGCGCTAAATAAGTCCAAATCGCGCAATTCGCCGCTTTTCGGCAAGCAGCTTACGGGCGCTGCGGTATGCACGATCAAAAGCGGCCGCGTGGTCTATGAGTTTCCAAACGTCGTAGCGTAG
- a CDS encoding aspartate carbamoyltransferase catalytic subunit: MYKLKHLLSAQDLSREDIYDFIDLAREFKALNRSDVKKSDSLRGKTVINAFFENSTRTRTSFEIAAKRLGADSVNFTAADSSTKKGETLIDTIRNMQAMRTDIFVLRHSCSGAAKFVAANCDASIVNAGDGLNEHPSQALLDLFTISERKGRIENLNVAIIGDIFRSRVARSDIWAMKKLGINVRLFGPPMMLRDCDAFGCPICKSVEEAIEGADVIIMLRIQLERQDGEPSFPSVREYSKFFGLTARRMQAAKEGVMIMHPGPINRGVEINSDVADDPRYSCVLDQVENGEAMRMAILHTINLNRSAR, encoded by the coding sequence ATGTATAAGCTAAAGCATCTTCTTAGCGCGCAGGATCTGAGCCGCGAGGACATCTACGACTTTATAGATCTGGCGCGCGAGTTTAAAGCGCTCAACCGCTCTGACGTCAAAAAATCCGACTCGCTTCGCGGCAAGACGGTCATCAACGCGTTTTTCGAAAACTCCACCCGCACCCGCACGAGCTTTGAGATCGCAGCCAAGCGTCTGGGCGCGGACAGCGTAAATTTCACCGCCGCGGACAGCAGCACGAAAAAGGGCGAGACGCTGATTGACACCATTAGAAATATGCAGGCGATGCGCACCGATATCTTCGTGTTGCGCCACAGCTGCTCGGGCGCGGCGAAATTCGTCGCGGCCAACTGCGACGCATCGATCGTAAATGCGGGCGACGGGCTGAACGAGCATCCGAGCCAGGCGCTGCTGGATCTTTTTACGATCAGCGAGCGCAAGGGCAGGATCGAGAATTTAAACGTCGCGATCATCGGCGATATATTTCGCTCGCGCGTAGCTAGAAGCGACATCTGGGCGATGAAAAAGCTTGGCATAAACGTGCGGCTCTTCGGCCCTCCGATGATGCTGCGCGACTGCGACGCGTTCGGTTGTCCGATATGCAAAAGCGTGGAGGAGGCGATCGAGGGCGCCGACGTCATCATCATGCTTAGAATCCAGCTTGAGCGGCAAGACGGCGAGCCGAGCTTCCCGAGCGTGCGCGAATACTCGAAATTTTTCGGACTTACCGCAAGGCGCATGCAGGCGGCGAAGGAGGGCGTCATGATAATGCATCCGGGCCCGATCAATCGCGGCGTGGAGATCAACTCCGACGTAGCCGACGATCCGCGCTATAGCTGCGTTTTAGATCAGGTAGAAAACGGCGAGGCGATGCGAATGGCGATACTTCATACGATAAATTTAAACAGGAGCGCACGATGA
- a CDS encoding diacylglycerol kinase — translation MRNQPKYRFFANWSYAMAGLCEMLRSERSFRLELCVFVPLLLSLFFWNFSATLNLFLIFGTVFTIALECVNSAIERAVDLATSEIHPLAKGAKDTASTAVMMSLFLNAALWGYAFIGKFF, via the coding sequence ATGCGTAATCAGCCCAAATACCGATTTTTTGCCAACTGGAGCTACGCGATGGCGGGTCTTTGCGAGATGCTGCGTAGCGAGCGTAGCTTTAGACTCGAGCTTTGCGTGTTCGTTCCGCTTCTGCTGTCGCTATTTTTTTGGAATTTTAGCGCGACTCTAAATCTATTTTTGATCTTCGGCACGGTCTTTACCATCGCGCTTGAGTGCGTAAACTCCGCCATAGAGCGCGCGGTCGATCTTGCCACGAGCGAAATCCACCCGCTAGCCAAGGGCGCCAAAGACACCGCAAGCACGGCCGTGATGATGAGCCTATTTCTCAACGCCGCGCTGTGGGGATATGCGTTTATCGGTAAATTCTTTTAA
- a CDS encoding exodeoxyribonuclease III has protein sequence MKLISWNVNGLRAVLGKDGFAWLAEQNPDFLGLQEIKVSEKDAPKGLYELGFSQIDLNSAARAGYSGVASLAKFKSETSKALFFPDDEGRVLQHRFGDVVLFNIYFPNGQKDEARLAYKMEFYAKFLAYARSLAEQGLGVIFCGDVNTAHREIDLANPKANSKTSGFLPIERAWLDEVEAAGFVDTFRAVHGELRDAYSWWSYRFNARAKNVGWRIDYFFISANLRSQLKDAFILSDVMGSDHCPVGIEIEI, from the coding sequence TTGAAACTGATTAGTTGGAACGTAAACGGACTGCGCGCAGTGCTGGGCAAAGACGGCTTCGCGTGGCTCGCGGAGCAAAACCCCGATTTTTTGGGCTTGCAAGAGATTAAGGTGAGCGAAAAGGACGCTCCGAAAGGGCTTTATGAGCTAGGATTTTCTCAGATCGATCTAAATTCCGCCGCTCGCGCGGGCTATTCGGGCGTGGCGAGCCTGGCGAAATTTAAAAGCGAGACGAGCAAGGCGCTGTTTTTCCCCGACGACGAAGGGCGCGTGCTGCAGCACCGCTTCGGCGACGTCGTGCTTTTTAATATCTACTTTCCAAACGGCCAAAAGGACGAGGCGCGGCTAGCCTATAAGATGGAATTTTACGCGAAATTCCTAGCCTACGCGCGCAGCCTCGCGGAGCAGGGGCTCGGGGTGATATTTTGCGGCGACGTAAATACCGCGCACCGCGAGATCGATCTTGCAAACCCCAAAGCAAACTCCAAAACCTCGGGCTTTTTGCCGATCGAGCGCGCGTGGCTCGATGAGGTGGAGGCGGCGGGCTTCGTAGACACTTTCCGTGCCGTGCACGGCGAGTTGCGAGACGCCTACTCGTGGTGGAGCTACCGCTTTAACGCGCGCGCAAAAAACGTAGGTTGGCGGATCGATTATTTTTTCATCTCGGCTAATTTGCGCTCGCAGCTAAAAGACGCTTTCATCCTAAGCGACGTGATGGGTAGCGACCATTGCCCCGTGGGTATCGAGATCGAAATTTAG
- a CDS encoding PepSY-associated TM helix domain-containing protein: MSKSFRKISRKFHLWLSLIFCLPLIIISISGSVLVYAEQINEVLLKDKVFRTQESIAKFPVRMKFSTLQSEINSKFKEYAIIGWSIAQDASKTDKIRLSSQKLQKQALIYLDAFSGEIKGAPMPRDEGFIGAINKLHAELFLGRGGRIFTGIVGLSALLIGISGFFIYKKFWQNLFSLRLDRAIYFMRGAHRLIGVASTPVMFAITISGAWWELRAVTYKPLANPCGAVLQNFKTERNSTVAASNGTVSMKTAQNLATLDEALAKIAVKFKEFRSTYIAFPLCPGGAFTVYGFEAGQNPLQSPYASRITISDAGEILKADFINDADFSDKLQDGFRRAHAGSYGAITKLIWFLTGLAPLFLSICGFYITLKNRNSKRRKL, from the coding sequence TTGTCTAAATCCTTTCGCAAAATCTCGCGCAAATTTCATTTGTGGCTATCTTTGATATTTTGCCTACCCCTTATAATCATTTCTATAAGCGGCTCGGTTTTAGTTTACGCGGAGCAGATCAATGAAGTTTTGCTAAAAGACAAGGTGTTTAGGACGCAAGAAAGCATAGCGAAATTCCCCGTTAGAATGAAATTTAGTACCCTGCAATCCGAGATAAATTCCAAATTTAAAGAGTATGCAATCATAGGCTGGAGCATCGCGCAAGATGCTTCAAAGACCGATAAAATCAGACTTTCTTCGCAGAAGCTACAAAAGCAAGCCCTAATTTACCTGGACGCCTTTAGCGGCGAGATTAAAGGCGCGCCCATGCCGCGAGATGAGGGCTTTATCGGCGCGATAAATAAGCTGCACGCGGAGCTGTTTTTAGGTCGCGGCGGTAGAATTTTTACGGGTATCGTGGGGCTTAGCGCGCTACTTATCGGCATTAGCGGCTTTTTTATCTACAAAAAATTTTGGCAAAACTTATTCTCGCTGAGGCTAGATCGGGCCATATATTTTATGCGCGGCGCTCACCGCCTAATCGGAGTCGCGAGCACTCCCGTAATGTTTGCTATAACTATAAGCGGAGCATGGTGGGAGCTAAGGGCGGTAACTTACAAGCCGCTCGCAAATCCATGCGGCGCGGTCTTGCAGAATTTTAAGACCGAGCGAAATTCCACCGTCGCGGCATCAAACGGAACGGTAAGCATGAAAACGGCGCAAAATCTTGCGACGCTAGATGAAGCTTTGGCGAAGATAGCGGTTAAATTTAAAGAATTTCGCTCCACCTATATCGCCTTTCCGCTCTGTCCGGGCGGCGCTTTTACCGTATACGGCTTCGAGGCGGGGCAAAACCCGCTGCAAAGCCCTTACGCGAGCCGTATCACGATATCAGATGCAGGCGAAATTTTAAAAGCGGACTTTATAAACGATGCGGATTTTTCGGACAAACTTCAAGACGGCTTTCGTCGCGCCCATGCGGGCTCATACGGCGCAATAACGAAGCTTATATGGTTTTTAACGGGGCTTGCGCCCCTATTTTTAAGCATTTGCGGATTTTACATAACCCTAAAAAATAGAAATTCTAAAAGGAGAAAGTTATGA